ATATATAGACTAGACACTGAAGATCTTGTTTTGATGCACATCACGGTAAACTggtaacagtgatgttaaacagGCAGCGCTGCTGTGTTCTCATGTTCGAATGTCAAACTGTTCGAACACTGTTTTAAATTGCTCGAAGATCGTCAGCAAATGCTTGATGATGAAAAAAGTTTCATTGTATCGAGGATAATTTCCACTAATCACCGCAATTTAATTGAACGATGGTATCCTGTATGTCCattattgtaacagaaaatactaggttacgatatttacttgcttctgttcTGCTGCCAcctaatttcggatgaaaattactAACACAATCAACAATAACCTAGATATCTACAAGTTCATTTTACATCAGGCccaataatgaaattttcaaacagtcCGTAAgaaaaactaactaaaaataataaatatttcatcTATGTGTATACCACAAACCAATAATCGATTTCACATACCTAAGTATTCATATTTCTGACCAACTtatagaaaaataaatgtttgccCTCaagcatcgctaaaaaagtttaatgttttatcaacgtaatcccatAAATTATTGCGAcaaatcattttcaaatattacacACAgtctgatgaaatcaggcatccctgcaagcagctgatctgtGTTGACAAACGGGGAGGAACCAACTAGTAGAAAAACGTTTACATAACAcgaggggtgtaccgatagtaaatagttcgtgcAGTTCAGTATAGGCGGAGTTAGCGCCCcgcgaaaatttatttttagaagaatttactcatgGTGTCCTGTCTGCCTGCTGCTTTGTTCTAACCagcgttgccagatttgtctggcaaatgccagattttcccCGCTTCGCCagccaaagttttttttgtatatagCAGACCCAAACAAAtcaagataaatttttgagttttgacagatttttgaaaaaataacctggtaACTCTGGTTCTAACTAATATATATTCGGCTAGGGGATGTTTTACCACGACCTAGCTGAAGTGTCCACCCACCATACCGCAACATGTTCCAACAGACGAAAAAATTCCCCTTTCGAGACAGATTAAAAACATACCACTTGTGGCATCAACAATTCAACTATCAAACtagattttcaaaatgaaatGTATTTCAGTCGTCAGCCCCCGGCGAATGACCAATTGGTTAAATAAACcaatgaaaataatttattttacaaagttttatgactgCGAAAATGCAGCTTCAAGTAATTATTTttcaggtgttttttttttaacgcaAACAATTCATTCGAAGGTTTCGCTCATCTGTAGTAACGGGTTTGAGACCCTTTGAAATATCTGTGCTCATCCGTATGACGCACATGTGTCCAGTTAGATTACGTTCGCCTTAAAGATTATTCATATGCCAAGGATCCGTATGCCGATGCGATGCGTTTGTAATGTCGATTACATGGTGGTCGTGGTCTTCCAGAAAGTAATCAGGTTTTGAATCCTTGGTCACATACATCACACTAATGCCGTGTGGCTAAGCATGTGCTCTTTTAGGTAATTCTTAGTGGTATAATCATTTCCACAGATATTTATATGCATTTATTTATGTCCGTATGACGGCGTTTGTGTCTCACGAAACTTGCACTATCATTCATGCCTTTACCACATACTTCACACTTGTACTTGTATTCACTTTCATGAATATTCCTGTGTTTGGATAGGTAAGACTTATCCGCGAAATCTTTTCCACATACAGTGCATTTGTACGGTCGCTCTCCTGTATGACTGTTGCCATGGTCTTTCAAGAGAGATCTGTTCATGAATCCTTTGCCGCACACATCACACTTGTGCTCGTAACCATCCGCATGAATTTTCATGTGTGTGCGGAAATAGCACTTATTGGAATAATCTTTCTCGCATATGGTGCATTTATATTTCTCCTTCGTATGTATGCGTTGGTGTCTCGCAAAGTTAGCAGCATTATAAAAGGCTTTGCCACACACTTCGCACTTATATTTGTACTCGCTTTGGTGAATGGACATGTGTCTAGATAAGTAACCCTTCATGGCAAATTCTTTTCCGCAAACACTGCATTTGTACGAACGCTGGCTTGTGTGAGTGCGCATGTGTTGAACAAGCAGCACTCTAGACGAGAAGTTTTTTTCGCATGTAGTGCAATTGTACGGGCGCTCTCCAGTGTGAATATTTCTGTGGTCCTTTAATTGCCAATAATGCTGGAATTCTTTGCCACACAcattacatataaattgtttgtcTTCAGTATGAACGATCATGTGCTTCTTCAAGGCTTTCTTCAATGAAAATTGTTTCCCGCAAAGTTTGCAACAATAAACCTGGTCCGCTTTTTGTATTAAGACGTCTTTTAGATCACTTTTCTGTGTGAATTCCTCTTCGAGTTTTATTGGGACATCGATTGTTGGATCGGATGACGAAAAAAAGGCTACAGGACTGTTTTCTAGTTCTCCCTCCTTAAGTGTCCTATTTGGTGTAAGGCTAAATTCCATTTGgctgaaataaaagaataacatatattatatgTTTAAGATACGTTACCTAAACGTAAGAACATGGAAATGGACTAACCTTCGTgtgattttaattaatttacaagaaacgtttgcgaaaatcggcttgatgtttttttttttgtacacattgtCAGTCTGTCAGAGTAAAATGTGTACAATTGTATGCGTGTTTCAAATAGGCCTACAGCAGAGCTGCCAACATTTCAGATATATCTATCATTTAATTTAGGCCTTCCTAATTTCGACAATCACTGAAACCAGATCATTTGCCAGATTTTACCAgccccctgctatgacgtcatgaaactgtggccagcatcattctgcaaaaaccaaaactatgaagaagaatggctaacaaaaatctggatattacaaactacttgtttattcagtaccctttaaaacacttccccgcaaattatcgatcagaatatcatcactacgataaggaaattaagattttactcgaattgaaatgctcgaatgtttgtttaccgtactttgagcgctctgattgcccatcaaatgccccagatgttggccacgctagcacttgctggagcgccCTATCTTTGCCACCGGGCTGGATTTTACAGATTCAGcttgat
This genomic window from Malaya genurostris strain Urasoe2022 chromosome 1, Malgen_1.1, whole genome shotgun sequence contains:
- the LOC131426339 gene encoding zinc finger protein 501-like, with product MEFSLTPNRTLKEGELENSPVAFFSSSDPTIDVPIKLEEEFTQKSDLKDVLIQKADQVYCCKLCGKQFSLKKALKKHMIVHTEDKQFICNVCGKEFQHYWQLKDHRNIHTGERPYNCTTCEKNFSSRVLLVQHMRTHTSQRSYKCSVCGKEFAMKGYLSRHMSIHQSEYKYKCEVCGKAFYNAANFARHQRIHTKEKYKCTICEKDYSNKCYFRTHMKIHADGYEHKCDVCGKGFMNRSLLKDHGNSHTGERPYKCTVCGKDFADKSYLSKHRNIHESEYKYKCEVCGKGMNDSASFVRHKRRHTDINKCI